A stretch of the Musa acuminata AAA Group cultivar baxijiao chromosome BXJ2-7, Cavendish_Baxijiao_AAA, whole genome shotgun sequence genome encodes the following:
- the LOC135617300 gene encoding uncharacterized protein LOC135617300, producing the protein MSSAARPSGACLKCLLVVFAVASALCVSGPALYWRFKKGFASTQSLSSSSHPGCAPCVCDCPPPLSLDAIAPGLLNLSVTDCGKNDPELSKEMEKHFVDLLTEELKLQEAVAQEHAHHMNATLVDAKRLASQYQKEAEKCIAATEICEEARERAEAALRKEKKITAMWERRAHQLGWQEA; encoded by the exons ATGTCGAGCGCAGCTCGGCCGTCGGGGGCCTGCCTCAAGTGCTTACTGGTGGTCTTCGCCGTCGCCTCGGCGCTCTGCGTCTCCGGCCCCGCACTCTACTGGAGGTTCAAGAAGGGCTTCGCCTCCACCCagtccctttcttcttcttctcatcccgGATGCGCGCCTTGCGTCTGTGATTGCCCGCCTCCCTTATCCCTCGACGCCATTGCCCCGG gGTTGCTGAACCTCTCTGTTACAG ACTGCGGGAAAAATGATCCTGAGCTTAGCAAGGAGATGGAGAAGCATTTTGTGGATCTCCTTACGGAGGAACTAAAGCTACAAGAGGCTGTTGCTCAGGAACATGCCCACCACATGAATGCAACCCTTGTCGATGCCAAAAGATTGGCTTCTCAATACCAGAAAGAGGCCGAGAAGTGCATTGCTGCAACGGAGATCTGTGAGGAGGCGAGAGAGCGAGCCGAGGCAGCCCTGAGGAAGGAAAAGAAGATAACAGCAATGTGGGAGCGGCGGGCCCATCAACTCGGCTGGCAGGAAGCATAG
- the LOC135617299 gene encoding two-component response regulator ORR22-like: MTVEERKGHLMREEGGQNDRFPVGMRVLAVDDDPTCLRVLEALLLRCRYHVTTTNQATVALKLLRENRDKFDLVISDVHMPDMDGFKLLELVGLEMDLPVIMLSVNGETKTVMKGIAHGACDYLLKPVRIEELKNIWQHVVRRRKFSHKDYSNFDNGEESERHQIVNSEGGQDLNVSGSANQNGKLSRKRKDQNEEDEDDCEENVHENEDLTTQKKPRVVWSIDLHRKFVAAVNQLGIDKAVPKRILELMNVERLTRENVASHLQKYRLYLKRLSTVASQQANMVATFGGSDPSYLHMSSLDGFGSLHVLAASGLLPALTSLQSSKVLDRAITGGLGNHGFTSSRIVQVGHNNTSTPCNDLNRFQHINLPGNQHGSLLQGIPTSLELEQLQPRRIQEANSQFPGGFSDNKLATATPGSSFVNGTNSSVISQTLQQQAHPRRFINHSSIRATPISTHPFHVGSECSSHFPDLGRCKDTGKCAVPWTAYATNTSSMGSFTTDDESQRDNNIPTISSTSFMAAPPRDPSKGRDRQCQANSSIARTMLLPTTMDREMKFVNFSSAGNSKERLEPKDVYIDENDVTISSFSSSTMSNNFMIDPFSGNQIMNNSHYNKRMDKNIISLTTASSSILRENFKIDDSIVDDPQKDKYDLEITKLQGGIVLGGCNLDDLVNSSMIKPERDELSLMDSDTGCDFYPLGACM; the protein is encoded by the exons ATGACAGTTGAGGAGAGGAAGGGGCACTTGATGCGAGAGGAAGGTGGACAGAATGATCGGTTCCCTGTTGGAATGCGTGTCCTCGCCGTGGACGACGATCCCACTTGCCTCAGGGTGTTAGAGGCTCTGCTGCTTCGATGCCGATATCATG TTACGACGACGAATCAGGCTACTGTGGCTCTGAAGTTGCTGAGGGAGAACAGGGACAAATTTGATCTGGTTATCAGTGATGTCCATATGCCAGACATGGATGGCTTCAAGCTTTTAGAACTGGTGGGCCTTGAGATGGACCTTCCTGTCATAA TGCTTTCGGTGAATGGTGAGACCAAAACGGTGATGAAAGGCATAGCACATGGTGCTTGCGACTACCTTCTGAAACCTGTTCGGATCGAGGAGCTGAAGAATATATGGCAGCATGTAGTCAGGAGGAGGAAGTTCAGTCACAAAGATTATAGTAATTTTGATAATGGGGAGGAGTCTGAGAGGCACCAAATCGTCAACAGTGAAGGAGGGCAAGATCTGAACGTCAGTGGGTCAGCCAATCAAAATGGGAAGCTAAGCAGGAAGCGGAAGGACCAAAATGAGGAAGATGAAGATGATTGTGAGGAGAATGTCCATGAGAATGAAGACTTAACCACTCAGAAAAAGCCAAGGGTTGTTTGGTCTATTGACCTACACCGGAAGTTCGTAGCTGCTGTTAACCAGTTGGGAATTGACA AGGCTGTGCCTAAGAGGATACTTGAGCTAATGAATGTTGAGAGGCTCACAAGAGAAAATGTTGCAAGCCATCTACAG AAGTATAGGCTTTACCTGAAAAGACTCAGTACTGTGGCAAGCCAACAAGCTAACATGGTTGCTACTTTTGGAGGTAGTGACCCCTCCTATCTACACATGAGTTCATTGGACGGATTTGGGAGCTTGCATGTGTTGGCTGCTTCAGGCCTTTTGCCAGCCCTTACATCACTCCAATCAAGTAAAGTGCTTGATAGAGCAATTACGGGTGGCTTGGGAAATCATGGATTTACTTCTTCCAGGATAGTTCAAGTTGGGCATAACAACACAAGCACTCCTTGCAATGATTTAAACAGATTTCAACATATCAATCTCCCTGGCAACCAACATGGCAGTTTATTGCAGGGGATTCCCACATCATTGGAACTGGAGCAACTGCAGCCTAGAAGAATTCAGGAAGCAAACAGTCAGTTTCCTGGAGGTTTCTCTGACAATAAACTAGCTACTGCTACACCCGGCAGCTCTTTTGTCAATGGGACAAACAGCAgtgttatatcacaaacacttcagCAGCAGGCACATCCCAGGAGATTTATCAATCACTCTTCAATTAGAGCAACACCTATAAGCACACACCCTTTCCATGTGGGTTCTGAATGTTCTTCACATTTTCCTGATCTTGGTAGATGCAAAGACACCGGGAAATGTGCTGTTCCGTGGACTGCTTATGCCACCAATACTTCATCAATGGGTTCCTTTACTACTGATGATGAGTCACAAAGAGACAACAACATTCCAACTATTTCTTCCACTAGTTTTATGGCGGCACCTCCACGGGACCCTTCGAAAGGAAGAGATAGACAATGCCAAGCTAACTCTTCTATCGCGAGGACAATGCTATTGCCAACAACTATGGATAGAGAGATGAAATTTGTCAATTTCAGCAGTGCAGGCAACTCTAAAGAGAGACTAGAGCCAAAAGATGTTTACATAGATGAAAATGATGTCACGATTAGTTCTTTCTCAAGTTCTACTATGTCCAATAATTTCATGATCGATCCATTTTCTGGGAATCAAATAATGAACAACAGCCATTATAACAAAAGAATGgataaaaatatcatttcccTTACAACTGCTAGTTCATCAATTCTTCGAGAAAATTTCAAGATTGATGATTCAATTGTTGATGATCCACAGAAGGACAAGTACGATTTGGAGATAACAAAGTTGCAGGGAGGAATAGTCTTAGGTGGTTGCAATCTTGATGATCTTGTTAATTCTTCCATGATCAAACCA GAAAGGGATGAACTTAGCTTGATGGATAGTGATACTGGATGCGACTTTTATCCTCTAGGTGCTTGCATGTGA
- the LOC135616356 gene encoding uncharacterized protein LOC135616356, whose product MTDVAERHAGRLLKWAVELGEYDIEDVDLEQPSEGWVLHVDRLANSNGAGAGLVLLAPDGRSFERSLRFGFQATNNEAEYEALLAGLRLALEMQVVVIHVLTDSQLVAEQLSGGYEAREPIMAKYLAQVKNLTAKFPHFTLSNVPRGENERADTLAKLASKSAPEARPEVEELPFRAIEIAAAASGGPSTTWVQEMLRFKRDGTLPPDEATARRLHHTQAWYSEMGGQLYKRSFTHPLLRCLEPDEARTVLAKVHEGVCGEHIGGRTLAHKILRQGLDLLGPFPPASGQRKYIVVGVDYFTKWVEAEPLATITERQIEKFVWRNLVTRFGLPKTIITDNGPQFASGKFREFCESHGIQLKFSSVAYPQTNGLAEVTNRSILDELKRRVFAARSAWTDELPSVLWSLCTTPKTATGESPYSLAFRTEAVLPPEVAIPTPRTKNYDERTTNEGLRADLDMLEERRANAHLKALSYKRAVARVYNRKVHPRPIKLDDLVLRKIEVSNPTRAGGKLAPKWEGPYRVVEIIRPGTYRLATIDGSSLLRTWNVQNLKKFFIYGKRKLGNTQEKKNFLLFKQK is encoded by the exons ATGACTGATGTGGCCGAGCGGCATGCAGGGCGTCTTctaaaatgggcggtggagctcggcgagtatGAC ATCGAGGATGTGGATCTCGAGCAACCTTCTGAAGGATGGGTCCTGCACGTGGACAGATTGGCCAACTCAAACGGTGCCGGCGCGGGGCTGGTGCTACTAGCTCCCGACGGGCGATcattcgagcgttccctccgctttgggttccaagccactaacaacgaggcggaatacgaggcactcctagcaggactcaggttggccctcgaaATGCAAGTGGTTGtcatacacgtcctcaccgactcgcagctggtagccgagcaactcagcggCGGATACGAGGCTCGGGAACCAATCATGGCGAAGTACCTAGCACAGGTAAAGAACCTGACCGCCAAGTTCcctcattttacattatctaatgtccCGAGGGGCGAGAACGAGCGAGCCGACACactagctaagctggcgtcgaaATCAGCCCCCGAAGCCCGGCCCGAGGTCGAGGAGCTCCCTTTCCGTGCCATTGAAATTGCTGCTGCGGCCTCGGGCGGCCCGTCGACCACGTGGGTACAAgagatgctacgcttcaagcgaGACGGGACCCTTCCCCCCGATGAGGCTACGGCTCGCCGCCTGCACCATACGCAGGCGTGGTACTCCGAGATGGGCGGACAGCTCTATAAGCGGTCCTTCACACACCCTCTCCTACGGTGCTTAGAGCCCGACGAAGCTCGAACGGTTCTGGCCAAGGTCCACGAAGGAGTCTGCGGGGAGCACATTGGCGGGCGAACCCTGGCGCAtaaaatacttcgccaagg tctgGACCTGCTCGGACCTTTCCCGCCAGCCTCGGGACAGCGGAAATACATCGTCGTGGGAGTGGATTACTTCACCAAGTGGGTTGAGGCCGAGccactggcgacgatcacggagcGACAAATAGAAAAGTTCGTGTGGAGGAACCTAGTGACTCGGTTTGGCctgcccaaaaccatcattacAGACAATGGGCCTCAGTTCGCCAGCGGAAAGTTCCGGGAGTTCTGTGAAAGCCACGGGATCCAGCTgaagttcagctcggtggcttaccctcagacgaacgggctagcggaggtaaccaaccggtccatTCTAGACgagctcaaaagaagagtgttcgcagcccgatcggcttggacggacgagctcccgagcgtctTATGGTCATTATGCACCACCCCCAAAACCGCGACTGGAGAGTCCCCCTACAGCCTCGCGTTCAGGACCGAAGCTGTCCTACCGCCCGAAGTAGCCATTCCCACCCCTCGGACAAAAAACTATGACGAGAGAACCACAAACGAGGGACTTCGAGCCGACCTTGACATGCTCGAGGAACGACGTGCCAACGCACACTTGAAGGCCCTCTCTTATAAAagagccgtcgcaagggtctacaatCGAAAGGTACACCCCCGACCAATTAAGTTAGATGACCTGGTCCTCCGCAAGATCGAAGTCAGTAACCCGACCCGAGCAGGGGGAAAGCTGGcccccaaatgggaaggaccttatcgggtcgtcgaAATAATCCGACCGGGCACATACCGGCTCGCGACAATAGATGGCTCTTCTTTGCTGAGAACATGGAACGTCCaaaaccttaagaagtttttcaTCTACGGGAAGCGGAAGCTGGGCAACACACAAGAGaagaaaaattttcttttatttaaacAAAAATGA